The Planctellipticum variicoloris DNA window GCCGTCGCCAATTCGCTCGCCGCGATCGACCGCGGCGCCATTCAGGTCCAGGGGACGATCAACGGCATCGGCGAACGCTGCGGCAACGCCGACCTGATCAGCGTCATCGCCAACCTCGCCGTCAAGAAGGGACGGGATCTGCTCCAGCCGGGCTGCCTCCCCCGGCTGACGGAGCTGTCGCGGTATGTCTACGAGATCGCGAACATGAACTTCCGTGCGAACCAGCCCTTCGTCGGCACGAGCGCCTTCGCTCACAAGGGGGGCATGCACGTTCACGCCGTCAATCGGCTGGCGTCGAGCTACGAGCACATCCCCCCCGAGACCGTCGGCAACGAACGCCGAGTGCTGGTGAGCGAGCTCTCGGGACGGTCGAACATCGTCGCCAAGACGACCAAGTACCGGCTGGAACAGGACAGCGCCCTGATGACTCGCATCCTCAACCGCGTCCAGGACCTGGAAAACGAGGGCTATCAGTTCGAAGCGGCGGAAGCGTCGTTCGATCTGCTGGTCCGCAAGGAGTCGGGCAATTACGTCCCGCAATTCGAACGGCTGCAGTATCGGGTCAATGTTGAAACGGATCACGGCCACGAACCCGTCACCGAGGCAACGGTGAAACTGAGAGTCGACAGCCGCGTCGAGCACGTCGTCGCAGAAGGAGACGGCCCGGTCAACGCGCTCGATCGCGCGCTCCGCAAGGCGCTGCTCGGCGCCTTCCCGAACCTCGATGACATGCAGCTCGTCGACTACAAAGTCCGCGTCATTAATTCGGCCGAAGGGACCGCCGCCCGCGTCCGCGTGGTCATCGAGAGCCGGGACAAAGCAGATGTCTGGAGCACGGTCGGCGTGAGCGAAAACGTGATCGAAGCAAGCTGGCTCGCCCTCGTCGACAGTGTAGAATACAAGCTGTACAAAGACGCGGAAGCTTCCGGAGCCCAGCCATGTCCATGCGATTGATGGCTCATATGGTCAGCCACGGCAGCCCTGCCGTTGTGCCGATCACGGCAGATCAATATGAACGGATGATGGCGGTGGGCATTCTGGACGAAGGAGCGCCCATAGAACTCATCGACGGCATGTTGCTGTTCAAAGACCGCCGCGACGCACCGGCCCCCCCCATGACACAAGGCCCTCGACATCTGCTGGCGATCAAGATCCTGGCGAAGCTGCTGGAAAACCTGCTTCCCTCGAATCGCTTTCATGTTCAGCAGCAGGGGCCGGTCGTCTGCAACGAGTCCAATGTCCCGGAACCGGACGTCTGCATCCTGAAGGGACTCCCCGACCGGTACGGCGACCGGCTGCCCGGCGCCGCAGACGTCGTCCTGGCGATCGAAGTGTCGCAGACGTCTCTCGACATTGACCAGTACGACAAGGCGGAACTCTACAATCGGTCCGGGGTTCCGAGCTACTGGATCATCAACCTCGCGGACGACACGGTCATCGTGCATGCCGAGCCGCGGGTCTCCGCTCGGACCTATGGTCAACAGACAGTCGTTCCCCGCGGAGGCGTTGTCGCTCTGGACTTGCCGGGTTCCGATCCCGTCGAGATTTCGGTCGATGATCTGTTGCCGGGACGATTTGCGCCCTGAGTCAGTGAAAACGTGAATTGGACGAGAATTATGATCCGCATCGAAACGACTGCCGAATTCGACGCCGATGGGAAGTTTGTCCTCACTGGACAATCGGGTGAGCCGATTTCCCCCGGCGAGCATCGGGTCGTGGTCCTGATCGGGGAAACACCAGAGTCCGCATCTTCTCAACTTCCCGCTGCCGAACCGGAATCATGCCTGTACTTTGACGGTGAAAAACTTCTGCTCGACGTCCCCTTGAATCCGGACGCAGATCTCTCCGTTGTTCACTGGATCGAGCAGGCGAGGTTGGAGCGAGAACGCCACAGTCTCGGAATTGAGCCGTGAAGAAGATTCTCCTCGATACCTCGGTCGTGGTGCCGGCGCTGCTGCATTCACACCCCAACCACGCCGCGTCCGATCTGTGGATCACTGCCGGCCAGCAGGGCCGATGTCAGTTGTTTGTCGCGCTGCATTCCGTCACGGAGGCGTTTTCGGTCCTCACAAGATTGCCAGCTCACAAGCACGTTCCGGCCGACGAGGTCTGGAACGTGATTGAACAGACGCTGCTTCCCGCAGCGACGATTGTCGAAGTTGCAGCCAACGATGTCCTGGCAAAGCTGCGCTGGTGTGCCGGCCAGAAACTCGCCGGAGGTATCCTCTACGATGCCCTGATCACACTCGCTGCCGAAACTGCGGATGTCGATCTCTTATTGACCTACAACACCAGACATTTTCTGCAGGTCTGGCCGACCGCAGTCGACCGGATCCATGTCCCCGATGCCGCACTCCTTCCAAAGTCATAGTCGAGCCCCATGACCACCGAAATCCCCAAACAATTCGAACCCCAGTCCGTCGAAGCCGCCTGGATTCCCTACTGGGAGTCCAACGGCTACTTCAACGCCGACCCCGACTCGGAGAAGCCGCCCCACGTCATCATGATCCCGCTCCCCAACGTCACCGGGGCGCTCCACATGGGGCACGCCCTCAACGGGACATTGCAGGATCTGATCACCCGCTGGCGGCGGATGCAGGGCTACGAGGCCCTCTGGATGCCCGGCACCGACCACGCCGGCATTGCCACCCAGTCAGTCGTCGAACGCCGGCTGCTCGAAGAAGAGGGCAAAACCCGGCACGACATCGGCCGCGAAGCCCTCGTCGAACGGATCTGGAAGTGGAAGGAATCCTACGAGAAGCGGATTCTCGGCCAGCTCAAGCGGATCGGGGCAAGCTGCGACTGGCGCCGCGTCCGGTTCACGCTCGACGACGTCTGCTCGAAAGCCGTCCGCCGGACGTTCTTCAAAATGTTCCGCGACGGCCTGATCTTCCGCGGCAAGCGGCTCGTCAACTGGGACGCCTTCCTGCAGACCGCCGTCGCCGACGACGAAGTCTATTCGGAAGACATCGCCGGGCAGTTCTGGACGTTCAACTATCCCGTGGTCGACGACGCT harbors:
- the cimA gene encoding citramalate synthase, which produces MSRIQIYDTTLRDGSQGEGVNFSLQDKLLITQKLDDLGVDYIEGGYPLSNPKDAEYFQQVRDLPLKHARIAAFGMTRRKACAPEDDTCLQALRDSLAPVCTVVGKTWDLQVFEVLRVDEAENLAMIRDSVGFLKAEGRELIYDAEHFFDGYRANPEFALKTVLAAQDAGASLIALCDTNGGRLPEEIAAAVEAVRRELRIPVGIHCHNDCDLAVANSLAAIDRGAIQVQGTINGIGERCGNADLISVIANLAVKKGRDLLQPGCLPRLTELSRYVYEIANMNFRANQPFVGTSAFAHKGGMHVHAVNRLASSYEHIPPETVGNERRVLVSELSGRSNIVAKTTKYRLEQDSALMTRILNRVQDLENEGYQFEAAEASFDLLVRKESGNYVPQFERLQYRVNVETDHGHEPVTEATVKLRVDSRVEHVVAEGDGPVNALDRALRKALLGAFPNLDDMQLVDYKVRVINSAEGTAARVRVVIESRDKADVWSTVGVSENVIEASWLALVDSVEYKLYKDAEASGAQPCPCD
- a CDS encoding Uma2 family endonuclease, yielding MSMRLMAHMVSHGSPAVVPITADQYERMMAVGILDEGAPIELIDGMLLFKDRRDAPAPPMTQGPRHLLAIKILAKLLENLLPSNRFHVQQQGPVVCNESNVPEPDVCILKGLPDRYGDRLPGAADVVLAIEVSQTSLDIDQYDKAELYNRSGVPSYWIINLADDTVIVHAEPRVSARTYGQQTVVPRGGVVALDLPGSDPVEISVDDLLPGRFAP
- a CDS encoding PIN domain-containing protein, giving the protein MKKILLDTSVVVPALLHSHPNHAASDLWITAGQQGRCQLFVALHSVTEAFSVLTRLPAHKHVPADEVWNVIEQTLLPAATIVEVAANDVLAKLRWCAGQKLAGGILYDALITLAAETADVDLLLTYNTRHFLQVWPTAVDRIHVPDAALLPKS